One part of the Micrococcus sp. 2A genome encodes these proteins:
- a CDS encoding TrkA family potassium uptake protein has translation MRVVIAGAGAVGASVARELCAHGHAVTVVDLRPEVVRRADVGRARSLVGDATDLVMLGEAGALEADVLVAATGDDRANLVVSLLGRSEFGVQRTVARVNNPRNDWLFDESWGVDVAVSTPSIMTALVEEAVETGDLVRLLRLEAGGTALTEFRVPAAHWLVGRRVGTVSWPAEAPLVAVVRDGTPRAATPDEVLEAGDELFLLVSAAAETALRRLLVGEAAEPQGEDAGSTAAAPAGPGSSSGEPGEGALTDQASQSPSA, from the coding sequence ATGAGGGTCGTCATCGCAGGGGCCGGCGCCGTGGGCGCCTCGGTCGCACGGGAGCTGTGCGCCCACGGGCACGCCGTGACCGTGGTGGACCTGCGCCCGGAGGTCGTCCGGCGCGCCGACGTCGGCCGTGCCCGCTCCCTCGTGGGGGACGCGACCGACCTCGTCATGCTCGGCGAGGCCGGGGCGCTCGAGGCGGACGTCCTCGTGGCCGCCACGGGCGACGACCGCGCCAACCTCGTGGTCTCCCTGCTCGGCCGCAGCGAGTTCGGGGTGCAGCGCACCGTCGCCCGCGTGAACAACCCCCGCAACGACTGGCTCTTCGACGAGTCCTGGGGCGTGGACGTGGCCGTGTCCACCCCGTCCATCATGACGGCGCTCGTGGAGGAGGCCGTGGAGACCGGCGACCTCGTGCGCCTGCTGCGCCTCGAGGCGGGCGGCACGGCGCTCACCGAATTCCGCGTCCCGGCGGCGCACTGGCTCGTCGGCCGTCGCGTCGGGACGGTGTCCTGGCCGGCGGAGGCCCCGCTCGTGGCCGTCGTGCGGGACGGGACGCCGCGCGCCGCCACCCCGGATGAGGTCCTCGAGGCCGGAGACGAGCTGTTCCTGCTCGTCTCCGCCGCGGCCGAGACGGCCCTGCGGCGTCTCCTGGTCGGGGAGGCCGCGGAGCCTCAGGGCGAGGACGCCGGGTCGACGGCGGCGGCGCCGGCCGGACCGGGCTCCTCCTCGGGCGAGCCCGGCGAGGGCGCGCTCACGGACCAGGCCAGCCAGAGCCCCAGCGCGTAG
- a CDS encoding DUF3159 domain-containing protein: protein MNRPATRRDPGAPDPAAALGRGARLDEHGRLDPLASVGGWRGIVEASLPTFVFMVGYVLTQQVWPSGVAAAGVAVLMGVVRLAQRQSPAQVLAGLVVVVLSVAVALTTGQARDYYLWGFITNAGYGLAFLVSILAGWPVVGLILGLVRGEGTAWRADPRRRRAYAAATWVMAAVFALRLGVQVPLYLADAATALGVARLVMGLPLYALGLWLAWSVSAPSPGSPEEEPGPAGAAAVDPASSP, encoded by the coding sequence ATGAACCGGCCCGCGACCCGCCGCGACCCCGGCGCGCCGGACCCCGCCGCCGCCCTCGGCCGCGGCGCGAGGCTCGACGAGCACGGCCGCCTGGACCCCCTGGCCAGCGTCGGCGGCTGGCGGGGGATCGTGGAGGCGTCCCTGCCCACGTTCGTCTTCATGGTCGGGTACGTGCTCACCCAGCAGGTGTGGCCCTCGGGCGTGGCCGCCGCGGGCGTGGCCGTCCTCATGGGCGTGGTCCGGCTCGCGCAGCGCCAGTCGCCCGCGCAGGTCCTGGCCGGGCTCGTCGTCGTCGTGCTCTCGGTGGCGGTGGCCCTGACCACGGGGCAGGCCCGGGACTACTACCTCTGGGGCTTCATCACGAACGCCGGCTACGGCCTCGCGTTCCTCGTCTCGATCCTCGCGGGCTGGCCCGTGGTGGGCCTGATCCTCGGCCTCGTGCGCGGGGAGGGGACCGCATGGCGTGCGGACCCCCGCCGCCGGCGCGCCTACGCGGCGGCCACCTGGGTGATGGCGGCCGTCTTCGCGCTGCGGCTGGGCGTGCAGGTGCCGCTCTACCTCGCGGACGCGGCGACGGCCCTGGGCGTCGCCCGTCTCGTGATGGGTCTGCCGCTCTACGCGCTGGGGCTCTGGCTGGCCTGGTCCGTGAGCGCGCCCTCGCCGGGCTCGCCCGAGGAGGAGCCCGGTCCGGCCGGCGCCGCCGCCGTCGACCCGGCGTCCTCGCCCTGA
- a CDS encoding DUF3710 domain-containing protein — protein sequence MIFGRNRTARHEQVTLPEHLLEERDLAVAAAAGDAAREAERGPHDVTARPSATGYIDLGALRVRAVQGMKLRLDLEDATRRIVAVTVTVGGSALQIQAFSAPRAAGLWDDLRAELMDALGSSPGAHVQEQAGAFGPELLTRIPAEMPDGSPGWNVARFVGVDGPRWFVRGVFHGEAAFRPDAAGPLEQVFSDLVVVRGEGPLPPRELLPLHAPANAQPVQRRHRPAEGTETTPTASSGEQPAGGAPLPERGPEITETR from the coding sequence GTGATCTTCGGACGCAACCGCACCGCGCGCCACGAGCAGGTGACCCTGCCCGAGCATCTGCTCGAGGAGCGCGACCTCGCCGTGGCCGCGGCCGCCGGCGACGCCGCCCGGGAGGCCGAGCGCGGCCCCCACGACGTGACGGCCCGCCCGTCCGCCACCGGGTACATCGACCTGGGCGCGCTGCGCGTGCGCGCCGTCCAGGGCATGAAGCTGCGGCTCGACCTCGAGGACGCCACGCGGCGCATCGTGGCCGTCACCGTGACCGTGGGCGGCTCCGCGCTGCAGATCCAGGCCTTCTCCGCGCCGCGCGCCGCCGGACTGTGGGACGACCTGCGCGCGGAGCTCATGGACGCCCTGGGCTCCTCCCCGGGCGCCCACGTGCAGGAGCAGGCCGGCGCCTTCGGCCCCGAACTGCTCACCCGCATCCCCGCCGAGATGCCGGACGGCTCGCCGGGCTGGAACGTGGCCCGCTTCGTGGGCGTGGACGGCCCCCGCTGGTTCGTGCGCGGCGTGTTCCACGGCGAGGCCGCCTTCCGGCCCGACGCCGCCGGACCGCTCGAGCAGGTCTTCTCCGACCTCGTCGTGGTCCGCGGCGAGGGGCCCCTGCCTCCCCGGGAGCTGCTGCCCCTGCACGCCCCGGCCAACGCCCAGCCCGTGCAGCGCCGCCACCGTCCGGCCGAGGGCACCGAGACCACACCGACGGCGTCGTCCGGCGAGCAGCCGGCCGGGGGCGCGCCCCTGCCGGAGCGCGGCCCGGAGATCACGGAGACCCGGTGA
- the dut gene encoding dUTP diphosphatase, with protein MSDPAELPVPLRVLDPDLPPPAYAQDGDAGADLRTTVDVTLAPGERALVPTGVAIALPQGYAGFVHPRSGLAVRHGLGVVNAPGTIDAGYRGEIMVPLINHDPAEPLTLHRGDRVAQLVVQAVVQARFEPVDALPDSVRGTAGFGSTGGFGAGTTAPAADVDTPGRTS; from the coding sequence GTGAGTGACCCCGCCGAGCTTCCCGTGCCCCTGCGCGTCCTCGATCCTGACCTCCCGCCCCCCGCGTACGCCCAGGACGGCGACGCGGGCGCGGACCTGCGCACCACGGTGGACGTGACGCTCGCCCCGGGAGAGCGGGCCCTCGTCCCCACCGGCGTGGCGATCGCGCTGCCCCAGGGGTACGCCGGCTTCGTGCACCCCCGCTCCGGCCTGGCGGTCCGCCACGGCCTGGGCGTCGTGAACGCCCCCGGCACCATCGACGCCGGGTACCGCGGCGAGATCATGGTGCCGCTCATCAACCACGATCCGGCGGAGCCCCTCACCCTGCACCGCGGGGACCGGGTGGCCCAGCTCGTGGTCCAGGCGGTGGTCCAGGCACGCTTCGAGCCGGTGGACGCCCTGCCGGACTCCGTGCGCGGCACGGCCGGCTTCGGATCCACGGGCGGATTCGGCGCGGGCACCACCGCGCCGGCCGCCGACGTCGACACTCCCGGGAGGACCTCGTGA
- a CDS encoding DUF3093 domain-containing protein, translating into MQEPHDDDARPLSAEPAPAVAGDPDPVVYEERLSPSPGVWIVALMLAGLAILVFAPIDIVVGLIAAAVFFGIEALLLITGTPRITVRERTLQVGRASIERRHIGAVTGHRGESARQQRGPHLHGLAYVTVRGWISPVVRVQITDERDRTPYWLTSTRRPEELVAVLGGHMAAEDG; encoded by the coding sequence ATGCAGGAGCCCCACGACGACGACGCCCGCCCCCTCTCCGCCGAGCCCGCCCCCGCGGTCGCCGGCGACCCTGACCCGGTGGTCTACGAGGAGCGGCTCTCCCCGTCACCGGGCGTGTGGATCGTGGCCCTCATGCTCGCGGGTCTGGCCATCCTGGTGTTCGCGCCGATCGACATCGTCGTGGGGCTGATCGCCGCGGCCGTCTTCTTCGGGATCGAGGCACTCCTGCTGATCACCGGAACCCCCCGGATCACGGTGCGCGAGCGGACGCTGCAGGTGGGCCGCGCGAGCATCGAGCGGCGTCACATCGGCGCGGTGACGGGACATCGCGGCGAGTCGGCGCGGCAGCAGCGCGGGCCGCACCTGCACGGACTGGCCTACGTGACGGTGCGCGGGTGGATCTCCCCCGTCGTGCGCGTCCAGATCACGGACGAGCGGGACCGGACGCCGTACTGGCTCACGAGCACCCGCCGGCCGGAGGAGCTCGTGGCGGTCCTCGGCGGCCACATGGCCGCCGAGGACGGGTGA
- a CDS encoding DUF4193 domain-containing protein → MATDYDAPRKNEEELGQNSIEELKARRTDTQSAVVDEDETEAAEGFELPGADLSGEELMVRVLPAQSDEFTCASCFLVRHRSQAAREKNGELYCTDCEG, encoded by the coding sequence ATGGCCACGGACTACGATGCCCCTCGCAAGAACGAGGAAGAGCTCGGCCAGAATTCCATCGAGGAGCTGAAGGCGCGTCGCACCGACACGCAGTCGGCCGTCGTGGACGAGGACGAGACCGAGGCGGCGGAGGGATTCGAGCTGCCGGGGGCGGACCTCTCCGGCGAGGAGCTCATGGTGCGGGTCCTGCCCGCGCAGTCCGACGAGTTCACGTGTGCCTCGTGCTTCCTGGTGCGCCACCGCTCGCAGGCCGCGCGCGAGAAGAACGGCGAGCTCTACTGCACCGACTGCGAGGGCTGA
- the sepH gene encoding septation protein SepH — MAELRLTGPTEDGRALRLADADGQEHSLPLSVYLRRLVLEGTEQEDAEPQEQPAQDAPRGDEQDTDEQSPDDASGDEVTGGVDPEEEQPPRRTGPSPLAPRITPPLQPEAASHAPLPPAAGAPSAAPLTATSALTGSPEPAASPVEARPTPGEPAAPRPSMTRSSAYRPAAQGERRTASGTPTAPLADQEDVRAAATQEAPPLSPREIQQRIRAGASVEQVARESGNPFARIRSYGFPVLAERGYVAQQARGTEIWVGGPDLYTDAIEDGGPSTLGELAEHRLRELGAPAGGLEWDAWREPSGEWTVTAQFAATGLRTRPTTEEPPARWTFRPVGRHLDPQNAWARMLSDAEAWDVFPEPPAPRTPSSETDAEAADAGAPAAAGRRPDAAVDDAEAAVTPLGAHTPAADPDADLLEILRARRGQRVGADSASDDALAHLIARDAAQRRAAAPTPLRPSLPDPAAEAADARRAPGAHDAASSEVTEAEVDREVSRAQDEVAQVRAATADVADDRDDAEVAEPETAEIEAEASAGTPESTPAPGRPAMPTPTPRPRSRSASRRASVPSWDDIVFGRKGD, encoded by the coding sequence ATGGCAGAGCTGCGACTGACCGGACCCACCGAGGACGGCCGGGCACTGCGCCTGGCCGACGCGGACGGGCAGGAGCACTCCCTGCCCCTCTCCGTCTACCTGCGCCGCCTCGTGCTCGAGGGCACGGAGCAGGAGGACGCCGAGCCTCAGGAGCAGCCCGCGCAGGACGCCCCGCGGGGGGACGAGCAGGACACCGACGAGCAGAGCCCCGACGACGCGTCCGGCGATGAGGTCACCGGCGGCGTCGATCCCGAGGAGGAACAGCCGCCCCGCCGCACCGGCCCCAGCCCCCTGGCGCCGCGCATCACGCCTCCCCTCCAGCCGGAGGCGGCCTCCCACGCGCCCCTGCCGCCGGCCGCCGGCGCCCCGTCTGCGGCCCCGCTCACCGCCACGTCCGCCCTCACGGGCTCCCCTGAGCCCGCCGCGTCCCCCGTGGAAGCGCGTCCGACGCCGGGCGAGCCCGCCGCGCCGCGCCCCTCCATGACCCGCTCTTCCGCGTACCGCCCCGCCGCGCAGGGCGAGCGCCGCACCGCGTCCGGCACGCCCACCGCTCCCCTGGCCGACCAGGAGGACGTGCGCGCCGCGGCCACCCAGGAGGCCCCGCCGCTCTCGCCGCGGGAGATCCAGCAGCGCATCCGTGCGGGCGCCTCGGTGGAGCAGGTGGCCCGCGAGAGCGGCAACCCCTTCGCCCGCATCCGCAGCTACGGCTTCCCCGTCCTCGCGGAGCGCGGCTACGTGGCGCAGCAGGCGCGCGGCACGGAGATCTGGGTCGGCGGCCCCGATCTGTACACCGATGCGATCGAGGACGGCGGGCCCAGCACCCTGGGCGAGCTCGCCGAGCATCGGCTGCGCGAGCTGGGCGCCCCCGCGGGCGGACTCGAGTGGGACGCATGGCGCGAGCCCTCCGGCGAGTGGACCGTGACCGCGCAGTTCGCGGCGACCGGCCTGCGCACCCGGCCCACCACGGAGGAGCCGCCCGCGCGGTGGACGTTCCGCCCGGTGGGGCGGCACCTGGACCCGCAGAACGCGTGGGCCCGGATGCTCTCCGATGCTGAGGCGTGGGACGTGTTCCCCGAGCCGCCGGCTCCGCGGACCCCGTCCTCCGAGACCGACGCCGAGGCCGCCGATGCGGGCGCCCCCGCGGCGGCGGGCCGCCGTCCTGACGCTGCGGTGGACGACGCGGAGGCGGCGGTGACCCCGCTGGGCGCCCACACCCCCGCGGCCGACCCCGACGCCGACCTCCTGGAGATCCTCCGGGCCCGCCGCGGACAGCGCGTGGGCGCGGACTCCGCCTCGGACGACGCCCTGGCCCACCTGATCGCCCGCGACGCGGCCCAGCGCCGGGCCGCGGCCCCGACGCCCCTGCGCCCGTCCCTCCCGGATCCCGCGGCGGAGGCGGCGGACGCCCGCCGCGCACCGGGGGCACACGACGCCGCGTCGTCCGAGGTGACCGAGGCCGAGGTGGACCGCGAGGTCAGCCGCGCCCAGGACGAGGTCGCCCAGGTCCGCGCCGCCACGGCCGACGTCGCCGACGACCGGGATGACGCGGAGGTCGCCGAGCCTGAGACCGCCGAGATCGAGGCCGAGGCGAGCGCCGGAACGCCGGAGTCGACCCCTGCCCCGGGCCGCCCCGCGATGCCCACCCCCACGCCGCGGCCCCGCTCCCGCTCGGCCTCGCGCCGCGCGTCGGTGCCCAGCTGGGACGACATCGTCTTCGGCCGCAAGGGCGACTGA
- a CDS encoding nucleotide pyrophosphatase/phosphodiesterase family protein: MTGESAPTSPQAPGGPAVPAGVVPPERALRSVLVSAAAALGVEGMTNALGLPSTRRVVVALVDGLGRAHLRRFGGHAPTLRAAMADGGRVLQAAVPTTTAASLTSLGTGLEVGEHGIAGYDVLDPERGVVVNQLGGWDEATDPLAWQPHATVLERAAAAGVDTVTVSLPAFEHSALTRAGLRGGRFVAGRGLLARAQHAERVLKDAREPTLVYVYANELDKAGHRHGVGSPQWLHALEEVDSALRRLLARVPAGTVVLATGDHGMVDVPASRRVDYAALDDGGALLDPALLAGVAHTAGEPRLVQLHFRPDADEAVRESTRAAWLERYGAHAWVLTREEAVAAGWFGERVEERVRGRIGDLLIAVHGDLALYDGRRVEPTAFAMVGQHGAPTRAEREVPLLTWVR, encoded by the coding sequence GTGACGGGGGAGTCGGCCCCCACCTCCCCGCAGGCGCCGGGCGGCCCGGCCGTCCCCGCCGGCGTCGTCCCGCCCGAGCGTGCCCTGCGCTCCGTGCTGGTCTCCGCGGCGGCCGCCCTCGGGGTGGAGGGGATGACCAACGCGCTCGGCCTGCCGTCCACGCGGCGCGTCGTCGTGGCCCTCGTGGACGGGCTGGGACGTGCCCATCTCCGGCGCTTCGGCGGACACGCGCCCACGCTCCGCGCGGCGATGGCGGACGGCGGCCGCGTGCTCCAGGCGGCCGTGCCCACCACCACCGCCGCCTCGCTCACGAGCCTCGGCACGGGCCTGGAGGTCGGGGAGCACGGGATCGCCGGCTACGACGTCCTGGACCCGGAGCGCGGCGTGGTGGTCAACCAGCTCGGCGGCTGGGACGAGGCCACGGACCCGCTGGCCTGGCAGCCGCACGCCACCGTGCTCGAGCGCGCGGCCGCGGCCGGCGTGGACACGGTCACGGTCTCCCTGCCGGCCTTCGAGCACTCGGCGCTGACCCGCGCGGGCCTGCGCGGCGGCCGCTTCGTGGCGGGGAGGGGACTGCTCGCGCGCGCCCAGCACGCCGAGCGCGTCCTGAAGGACGCCCGCGAGCCCACCCTCGTGTACGTCTACGCGAACGAGCTGGACAAGGCCGGCCACCGCCACGGCGTGGGATCGCCGCAGTGGCTGCACGCCCTCGAGGAGGTCGACTCCGCCCTGCGCCGCCTCCTCGCGCGCGTCCCCGCGGGCACCGTGGTCCTCGCCACGGGCGACCACGGCATGGTGGACGTGCCCGCCTCCCGGCGCGTGGACTACGCCGCGCTCGACGACGGGGGCGCGCTGCTCGATCCCGCGCTGCTGGCCGGGGTGGCGCACACCGCGGGGGAGCCGCGTCTCGTGCAGCTGCACTTCCGCCCCGACGCGGACGAGGCGGTGCGCGAAAGCACCCGTGCCGCGTGGCTCGAGCGGTACGGGGCGCACGCCTGGGTGCTCACCCGGGAGGAGGCGGTGGCGGCCGGATGGTTCGGGGAGCGCGTGGAGGAGCGCGTCCGCGGCCGCATCGGGGACCTGCTGATCGCCGTCCACGGCGACCTCGCGCTCTACGACGGTCGCCGCGTGGAGCCGACCGCCTTCGCGATGGTCGGGCAGCACGGGGCGCCCACACGCGCCGAGCGCGAGGTCCCGCTGCTCACCTGGGTGCGCTGA
- a CDS encoding DUF5998 family protein, producing MTPLRRNHDSGHQDPRHGGRPEGPDARTGHRTVDAAATLGGSLVRAGFYPELVAHAIAQELEGRAVLAHLVHVDTHFDYDEIHRHITVLVLAADVLLAVHLDDHAADPEGQAVLAQVSTELVPLTAIASVLLTTGHADPARFHPSDPVAEVTLGVQWAGGQRLDLQPAGCADPQCEEDHGYTGTAAREDLVIRVAADAEGQAAVDGAVVFARALRRAHLRAAA from the coding sequence ATGACCCCGCTGCGCAGGAATCACGACTCCGGCCACCAGGACCCCCGCCACGGGGGCCGTCCCGAGGGCCCTGACGCCCGCACCGGGCACCGCACCGTGGACGCGGCCGCCACCCTGGGCGGCTCCCTCGTGCGCGCCGGCTTCTACCCGGAGCTCGTGGCCCACGCGATCGCCCAGGAGCTCGAGGGGCGCGCCGTGCTGGCGCACCTGGTGCACGTGGACACGCACTTCGACTACGACGAGATCCACCGGCACATCACCGTGCTGGTCCTCGCCGCGGACGTGCTGCTCGCCGTCCACCTCGACGACCATGCCGCCGACCCGGAGGGCCAGGCCGTGCTGGCCCAGGTGTCCACCGAGCTGGTCCCGCTGACGGCGATCGCCTCCGTCCTGCTCACCACGGGTCACGCCGATCCGGCCCGCTTCCACCCCTCGGACCCGGTGGCCGAGGTGACGCTGGGCGTGCAGTGGGCCGGAGGCCAGCGCCTGGACCTGCAGCCGGCCGGCTGCGCCGATCCGCAGTGCGAGGAGGACCACGGCTACACCGGGACCGCAGCACGGGAGGACCTCGTGATCCGCGTGGCGGCCGACGCCGAGGGCCAGGCCGCCGTGGACGGCGCCGTCGTCTTCGCCCGCGCCCTGCGCCGCGCCCACCTCCGGGCGGCCGCGTGA
- a CDS encoding GNAT family N-acetyltransferase, which translates to MGDTESVRGYPSHWEADVVLRDGATARLRPITPDDAAGLQDMHAHQSEASIYLRYFTYKSELSRKDLERFTTVDHRDRVAFVITRGGQILGIGRYDRFPGTDAAEVAFNISDAAQGRGLGSILMEHLAVAAREFGIRRFTAEVLPENRKMLSVFQESGFEVARHFEDGVVAVEFPINPTARWRAVVESREHRAEARSLAELVAPESVAVVGASRDPQSVGSIVLRHILEAGYTGTVHAVNHAAEQVQGIEAHAALADVGEPVELVVVAVPADAVDDVVADAAAIGAKGLLVLTSGYADAGAAGLEAQRRLVSRARAEGMRVIGPASAGLVCTDPAVRLNASPSPGLAGRGPVGLFSQSGAVGAMVSAGVKRRGIGVSTSLSAGNRADVSGNDAMQYFEDDPHTAAVGVYLESFGNPRKFSRIARRLSRTKPVVVVRSDVTGRFLPPGHETRTTQAPAGAVDSMLDQTGVLEASTHDDMLDVLMAVASQPLPTGRRVVLVADSLALDRLTRDAAAEAGLDVIETLGLGDRENGIAPLEEQLVASVRAAVAHPEADAVVVVGRLGLHQGEDEPEELARALAEMTAGAAVPVAVCLTDVVSPRYSAATLGASGPLPDDAEPGSLQAGVPFYPSPQKAMAVLGRLADYVDWRREEAGEPLEPAGTDLHAAESLVEAAAARAAGTELVRLTPEETQELLGHYGIDVLPSVRFSTAEEAVAAAEELGFPVAVKAVDPHLRHRLDLGGVRLNVVDADSLRRNVQQMRRVLEPFGVTELEVQSMAPAGQACMVTALEDPLLGPVVSFGIAGDATDLLGDWVHRVPPLTDRDVARMVRAPRAAAKLEATGGVPAVDLAALEDLVGRVSVLKDDLPQVARLRFAPVLASPEGVTVLQAEVDVANAARRTDSARRALRGD; encoded by the coding sequence ATGGGTGACACCGAGTCCGTCCGCGGATACCCGAGCCACTGGGAGGCCGACGTCGTGCTGCGCGACGGCGCCACGGCGCGACTGCGCCCCATCACGCCCGACGACGCCGCCGGGCTGCAGGACATGCACGCCCACCAGTCCGAGGCCTCGATCTACCTGCGGTACTTCACGTACAAGTCCGAGTTGTCCCGCAAGGACCTCGAGCGCTTCACGACGGTGGACCACCGGGACCGCGTGGCCTTCGTGATCACGCGCGGAGGGCAGATCCTGGGCATCGGCCGCTACGACCGCTTCCCGGGCACGGACGCCGCCGAGGTGGCGTTCAACATCTCCGACGCCGCCCAGGGCCGCGGCCTCGGCTCCATCCTCATGGAGCACCTGGCCGTCGCGGCCCGCGAGTTCGGCATCCGCCGCTTCACGGCGGAGGTCCTGCCGGAGAACCGCAAGATGCTCTCCGTCTTCCAGGAGTCCGGCTTCGAGGTGGCCCGCCACTTCGAGGACGGCGTGGTGGCCGTCGAGTTCCCCATCAACCCGACCGCCCGGTGGCGCGCCGTGGTGGAGTCCCGGGAGCACCGTGCCGAGGCCCGCAGCCTCGCCGAGCTCGTCGCGCCCGAGTCCGTGGCCGTCGTCGGGGCCTCCCGCGACCCGCAGTCCGTGGGCTCGATCGTGCTGCGCCACATCCTCGAGGCCGGCTACACGGGCACGGTGCACGCGGTGAACCACGCGGCGGAGCAGGTGCAGGGCATTGAGGCGCACGCCGCGCTCGCGGACGTCGGCGAGCCCGTCGAGCTCGTGGTCGTGGCCGTGCCCGCGGACGCGGTGGACGACGTCGTCGCCGACGCCGCCGCGATCGGCGCGAAGGGCCTGCTCGTGCTCACCTCCGGGTATGCCGACGCCGGCGCGGCCGGCCTGGAGGCGCAGCGCCGCCTCGTCTCCCGCGCTCGCGCCGAGGGCATGCGCGTGATCGGCCCCGCCTCCGCCGGGCTCGTCTGCACCGATCCGGCGGTGCGCCTCAACGCCTCGCCGTCGCCGGGGCTGGCGGGCCGTGGCCCGGTGGGCCTGTTCAGCCAGTCCGGCGCCGTGGGGGCCATGGTCTCGGCGGGCGTCAAGCGGCGCGGGATCGGCGTGTCCACCTCCCTGAGCGCGGGCAATCGGGCGGACGTCTCCGGCAATGACGCCATGCAGTACTTCGAGGACGACCCGCACACCGCCGCCGTGGGCGTCTACCTGGAGTCCTTCGGCAACCCGCGCAAGTTCTCGCGGATCGCGCGGCGGCTCTCACGCACCAAGCCCGTGGTGGTGGTCCGCTCGGACGTGACCGGCCGATTCCTGCCCCCGGGCCACGAGACGCGCACCACGCAGGCGCCCGCGGGCGCCGTGGACTCGATGCTGGACCAGACCGGCGTCCTCGAGGCCTCCACCCACGACGACATGCTGGACGTGCTCATGGCCGTGGCCTCGCAGCCGCTGCCGACGGGCCGCCGGGTGGTGCTCGTGGCCGACTCCCTGGCCCTGGACCGCCTCACCCGCGACGCGGCCGCCGAGGCCGGGCTCGACGTGATCGAGACCCTGGGCCTGGGCGACCGCGAGAACGGCATCGCCCCGCTCGAGGAGCAGCTCGTCGCCTCGGTGCGCGCGGCCGTCGCCCACCCGGAGGCGGACGCCGTCGTGGTCGTCGGCCGCCTCGGGCTGCACCAGGGTGAGGACGAGCCCGAGGAGCTGGCCCGCGCCCTCGCGGAGATGACCGCGGGCGCGGCCGTGCCGGTGGCGGTGTGCCTCACGGACGTGGTCTCCCCGCGCTACTCCGCCGCCACCCTCGGTGCGTCCGGGCCGCTGCCCGACGACGCCGAGCCGGGCTCCCTCCAGGCCGGCGTGCCGTTCTACCCCTCGCCGCAGAAGGCCATGGCCGTGCTCGGCCGGCTGGCCGACTACGTGGACTGGCGGCGTGAGGAGGCGGGGGAGCCCCTCGAGCCCGCCGGCACGGACCTGCACGCGGCCGAGTCGCTCGTGGAGGCCGCGGCGGCCCGCGCGGCGGGCACGGAGCTCGTGCGCCTCACCCCGGAGGAGACGCAGGAGCTGCTGGGCCACTACGGGATCGACGTCCTGCCCTCCGTGCGCTTCTCCACTGCGGAGGAGGCCGTGGCCGCGGCCGAGGAGCTGGGCTTCCCCGTGGCGGTGAAGGCCGTGGACCCGCACCTGCGCCACCGCCTGGACCTCGGCGGCGTGCGCCTGAACGTGGTGGACGCGGACTCCCTGCGCCGCAACGTCCAGCAGATGCGCCGCGTCCTCGAGCCCTTCGGCGTCACCGAGCTGGAGGTGCAGTCCATGGCCCCGGCCGGGCAGGCGTGCATGGTCACGGCGCTTGAGGACCCGCTCCTGGGCCCGGTCGTCTCGTTCGGGATCGCCGGAGACGCCACGGACCTGCTGGGGGACTGGGTGCACCGCGTGCCGCCCCTGACGGACCGGGACGTGGCCCGCATGGTGCGCGCTCCCCGCGCGGCCGCCAAGCTGGAGGCCACGGGCGGGGTGCCCGCCGTGGACCTGGCCGCCCTCGAGGACCTCGTGGGGCGAGTCAGCGTGCTCAAGGACGACCTCCCGCAGGTCGCTCGCCTGCGCTTCGCTCCCGTGCTGGCCTCGCCCGAGGGCGTCACCGTGCTCCAGGCGGAGGTGGACGTGGCCAACGCCGCACGGCGCACGGACTCCGCGCGCCGCGCGCTGCGGGGTGACTGA